GGTCATAAAGGTAGTAGCTATTGATATAATTAAAATCTTAGCCCTTAAACTATTAAATAATTTGTGCATAAAATTCCTCCGTTCTAGTAATACATTCTTGTGTAAACGTATTCAAATAATCTTAAAATATTTAATTATATAATAAAATGATTACGTCAAAAAAAAGTCAAATAATTTGAGGGAGATGGTTCCACAATATTACATTATTTATTATATTTTGACAAATATATACAATTATTGACGGCACATAAAAGTTTATATACATATGCTCACTATTAAATGCTCTTGATAAGAACTTATTAATAGTGTTACTATATAAGTATTAAATAAGGAGGTACGGTCAAATGATGATAAGAACAAATTCAGTAAAAAGTCTAATAAAATAAAGGATCTATGCTAACTTATTTAATATGAAATAATTAGCAAGATCCTCATAGGAGGAATAGCTTGCTAAAATTAAATGTATCAAATATAAGTAAAGCTTATTTGGATAAAGAGGTATTAAAGAATATAAGCTTTTCAATTAATAACAATGAAAGAATTGGTATAGTAGGTCGAAATGGTTGTGGTAAAACTACACTAATGAAAATCATATTGGGAGAGATTTCAGCAGATAATGGTTTTTACGATCTAAAATGTAAAATAGGATATTTACCTCAGGCTAATGAGGTAGACAATATAAACTTAGCAAAAATAATTGATAATAAGAAAATAAGTAAAAATATTAGGAAGTTAATTGGCGATTTAGATTTAGAAAAACTTAAAAACAAAAATATATCTCTTCTTAGTGGAGGAGAAAAAACTAAGCTGCTCTTTGTAAAAGCAGTAATGGAAGAGTCTGAACTATTGCTAATGGATGAACCAACTAACTTTTTAGATTGGAAGACCATTGAGATAATGGAGAATTTTCTAAAGGATTATAAAGGTGCAATCCTTACTATCAGCCACGATAGAGTATTCTTAGACAATGTAGTAGAAAGTATACTAGAAATAAACAAAGGCGAAATAAAAAGATATAGTGGTAATTATTCAAGCTATAAGGAGCAGAAGGAAAAAGAGGAACAACGAGAGAGAATCGAATATATCAAGTATAAAAAGAAGGAAAAGGCATTAAAACAGGCAGCACAAGGTATAATGGATAAAGCAAATAAATTAAACGCTACATCTAAAAATGACTATCTTAGAGGTAGAAACAAAAAGCTTGCCAAAAAATCTAAGTCTATGCTCAAACGATTAGAAAAAATGCAAGAAGTAGATAAACCATTTATTGAAAAAGAAGTATATATAGAATTTGATGAAGCTGAAACAACATCACCTATATTAATAAGTGGAGAAAATATCACGAAATCATTTGATAGACTGATATTTAAGGATATTAATTTCCAAATTAATAGAGGAAGAAAAATAGCCCTTCTAGGTGATAATGGAACAGGAAAATCAACTCTTATAAATATAATTCTTGGAAGAGCTGACTATGAGGGAAGCATTAGAATTAACTCATCAACTAAAATAGGATATTTATCACAGGAGTTTGAAGGATTTGATTTTGAAAATACAATCATAGAAGAAATGAAGAAGGTCACAGACGATCTAACATTGATTCGCAATACATTAGGTCAACTGTTGATAAGAGAGGACAATATATATAAGAAATTTAAACAGTTATCCTATGGAGAAAAGGTAAGAGTTGCTTTATCAAAGCTATTAATTCAAGAATACAATATGTTGATACTTGATGAGCCCACAAACTTCTTAGATATACCAACTAAAGAGCTTATAGAAGAAGCTATTCAAGAGTACAATAATTCTATTTTATATGTAACTCACGATAGATATTTGGTAAAGAATATTGCCAACGAAATATGGGAGCTAAAGGATAAAAAATTAAATATATATCTAGGAGATTATGATTACTATATGTCAAAATTACTAGATAAACCAGAAGAAAAGGTTGATATATTGATGTTAGAAATGAAGCTAGCAGATTTATCTTTTAGGTTAACTACTGTAAAAGATGAGGAGAAGAAAGACCTTGAAAAGGAGTACTTTGCTATTGCAAGAAAACTAAGGGAATCTAAGAAAAGTTAAAAGTAGACTGATAGAAATAATTAGAGATTTCTATCAGTCTTTAATATATAATCAAAATGATGCTTATGGTAATATAAGGGAAGGAAGAAAAAGTAGATGGATTTAATGAAAGGAGGGATTAGATAAATATGAATAAATGGAAGGCATGGACAGTCGTGTTATTACTTATTAGTATTATGTCGCTTTTATTTGCTATAAGTGTTTATAAAAAACAAAAAAGATATATAGAAGAGGATATGAAACAATTTATTGATGAGATTAATAATTCGATTTCCAAGAGTAAGGTTGAGATAGATAATATCATATTGAATAATGAAGAAATACATATAGAATTTGAAGATATAAGGCGTCTTATAACACATCATCGTGACCTTGATAGAAATATATTTGGATTTAAGAAAAAATCCCGTTTTATAAATTCTGAACTAGAAAAAGGATTTCAACAACTATGGGATAACTACAATTATAATGAACAAATAAATGCTGGAGATATAGAATTATATTATGATCAACTTTCAGAAAGAGTAAATAGTATTGAGTACATATTGTTAAATAATAATGATGTTAACATGTTCCAAGAGATATTGAATTTTTATTATACCATAAGAAAGGATATAAATAATTTAATAGCCGAATAAACTAGCATTAGGATGTGTAAACAAATGGAATTTTTATCTACGCTTGCAGTTAAGACGATTATTTGTTTTCATCTTATAGGTAGATTATTGAATCAGGAGGAATTTATATGGATAAGTGCGTACTAGTTAAACCAGATCATTCTTTTAAAAAGGATATCCAAGACTTTCGTAAAGAAATGTTGGATGCTAACAGTTCTATGGATGGGACAGGACCATTGCAACGTATGGAAAAGATTGAAGAATGGCTAGAATTTATTCAGATATGTGAAAATGAAGAAACTGTACCCGAAAATTGGGTTACCTGTGAACAATATATTTATGTTCGTGAAACGGATAATAAAATAGTTGGCATGATTCAATTCCGCCATTATTTCAACGAATTTCTTGAAAAATATGGTGGTCATATCGGATATTCTGTTAGGCCGGGCGAAAGACGAAAAGGCTTTGCAAAGATGATGCTTGCTGATTGCCTAAATATTTGTAAGCTATATGGCCTTCAGAAGGTCTTGATAACGTGCATTCAAGAAAATGAAGGTAGTAAACGTACCATTTTAGCTAATGGTGGAGTATATGAAAGTACAATTTACTATGAACCTGACGATGTATACCTTGAAAGATATTGGATATATATCTAGATGTTTTTATTCTTTAATAATAGATATTTGGACAAGTTTGGGACTGCATGCAATGTAGAAATACAAGATGAAATAAATGCAAGGTCTTTAAAAGAGTTAGGAGAAATGAACTACAATGAAACAGCGTCTAAAATAGCTTATGTCTCTTCTTAATCAAATTGGACATCCCACTTCTCAGCTTGATATGCATTAAAGCACATTTCAATCTGTTCCATAGTATTTTTCTCTTCTGCCAATGAAGGAATCTCATCTAAGCCCCAGAATTTACTTTCTACAGTTTCAATATTAGGACTAAAATGACCTCCTATTATTTCACAAAGAACAAATACCTTGCATATTCCATATGTATATACAGGTTTATTATGCATATTTCTATCTTGTAAAGCTATTAACTTTACAGCTTTAACATCTAAGCCAGCTTCTTCTTTTACTTCCTTTATAATATTTGATTTTATAGATTCATTAACATCTACCCAGCCACCTGGTAAAGACCATTTTCCATTACTTTCTTTAACCAATAGTATTTTTTTATTATCAAATATTGCGGCCCTTGTATCTAGCTTAGGTGTTTGAAAACCAGTTTCATTGCAAAATAAGTCCTTCACTTTTTTTAAGGGTATATCGCTCTGATAACTAATCATTTCAGCCGATATTTCTCTGATTCTTTTGAAGCGTTCTATATCAAAAGCATCTTTAGAATAAGCTAATTCTACCTGAGATAAAAACTGCAATTCTTTTGCCCATTCTAACCAACGTTCATTATGAACCATACCTTTTCTCCTTTACTAATAATATAAATATCCCTTGCTTCTTTATTTATGCCACCATATCTAGGTATATAAATTTCTTAATTATATTTGCTGTAACCATGTTTATATTATATACTTAAGCATTATTTAATCTATGACTCCTTTTGAAGTTTTTCTTGTTGGAATTAAGACTTTATTAAAGAATTTGACCGTATTATATTTATAATGGTATTATGGTGGTAATAATTGGTATGATGGAAATTATGTTCATTAATATCTAAAATTATGACATTGGAGGCTATATCATGTTAATAGATGAGAAAATTATAGAATGCGAATTAGAATATATAAAGTGTTTTTCGAAGTTTTATGAAAATGAAGATATTATTAGATTTTATGATAATCAGTTAGAGGATATGTATTATCACAATTATACATATATAAAAAAGGCAATGAGTGAGATTGAATTGAAAGGTATTATAGAAAATGAAATTATGTTGCGATTATCTCAGAAAAGTAATTTTTGTAACATTATTATAAATTCTCTTGTCAATGATTCTCTGCTGGCTATGCTTAAATACGAGCCTCAAATATCAAGAAATGGGTACTATTCCTTTGATCTTACTAAATTTACGAAACTAAACACACAATCGGGTTGTACCATAAGGAAGGTCAATAATAAAGAGATGGTAGAAGATATCTTATTTTGTGACTTACAGCATAATGAGGACAAACTTGGAAAGGATTTTTGTACAAGAAGATGTTATAGACGTGGCAAAGTATATATTTCTGACAAAGGAGTAAATTCTTATGTTTGTTATTATGAGGGAGATATAATCGGGAATTGTGATTTATTCATTCACAAGGGTGTTGCTAAAATAGAAGATTTTGCTGTTATACCTATACATCAGCGTAAGGGATATGGAACAACTATTTTAAAAGAGTTAATTAGCTTTGCGATAAAAAAGAATTCTCATACTGTTTATCTTGTTACCGACGAGGATGATACTGCAAAGGAAATGTATCAAAAAATTGGGTTCAATAAAATTGGTGAAAGAACAGACTTATTTTTTGATTTAACGTAAGCATATTATGTAAAAGGGCCATAGGTCTAAAGATGTTATGCAAGGAGGCACACTATTTATGAATGAAAATTATATTCTAACAGAACTATCAGAGGATTATGCCAAAGAGATTTGCAGCTGGATATATGAAGGAGAATATTCGATATATAATTTTTCTGATTGGGATACTGTAGTAAAAAACGGATGGGATTTATCATTAGAAAAGACAAGAAGACTGGAATTTGTTACGATACTTTTAAATAAAGGATTGGTTGCCTATGGAAGAATAAGTTTAAATGAGGATAAGGTTTATATAGGTATTGGAATAAAGCCATCTTTATGTGGAAAAGGCTATGGGAAGAAGATTATGAAGTTATTAGTTGAAGAATGTGAAAAAAGATTTCCTGATAAAACAGTGGCGCTTGAGGTAAGAAGCTTTAATGACAGAGCAATTAATTGCTATAAAAAAGTTGGCTTTGAGATTAAGCAAAAATACACAAGGAAGACCTTTGATAAATCAGAAGCTGAATTTTATTATATGGAATATATTAGATAAGAAATGGGAAACTTTAGATGCCGTAAGCAAATGCAAGACATAAATAAAAATAAGACCTTAAAAATGATCTGACCCCAAAAAGTTGGACATATGAAATTAGGCTGCTGATATGGATTGAGTTCTATATTGAATAGGACTCAGTCCTTTTAGTTTGTTCTTAATTCTATATTTGTTGTACCAATCTATATATTCTATTAATTCTCTCTTAAAGTGATCAATATCATTAAATTCTTGCAGATATAGTAATTCTGACTTTAATAGGCCGAAAAAATTTTCCATTACACTATTATCTAGACAATTTCCTTTTCTGGACATACTCTGTTTTATCCCTTGTTCTTTTAAACGATATTGATAGGTTTTATGTTGATATTGCCACCCTTGGTCTGAGTGAAATATTAGACCATCTAGATCTTTATGCTGCATAAATGCCAAATCAAGCATTTCTATTACCTGCCCCAAATGAGGTCTATTAGTAATAGAATAACTTATAATCTCGCCATTAAATAAATCTAGTATGGGGGATAAATACAACTTTTTTCCGAATAATGAGAATTCTGTAATATCTGTAACCCATTTTTTATTTGCTTCATTAGCTGTGAAATTTCTATTTAACAGGTTTTTAGCTATTATACCTACTTCTCCTTTGTAGGATTTATATTTCTTCATTCTTACTTGGCATATGATTCCTAATTCTTTCATAAGCCTCTGTACTGTTTTATGGTTTATTACAATATTCATATTTCTTAATGATAAGGTAATCCTTCTATAGCCATATCTGCCCTTACTATTATGATATATTTCCGTTATCTTTTCTTTTATAATTTCATATTTATCAGGGTGGTCTAATCTTCCTATATGGTAGTAAAAAGTTGATCTTTTTAATCCCGCTACTTCAAGCAAGACATTAAAATCGTGACTATGCCTTAAAGAGGTTACTACCATTGATTTTTCTTTGTTTGTAAGCTCTTCTTTTCTTCCTTTAAGGCTATCGATTTTTTTAAGTAAGCAACCTCGGCTCTCAGTCGTTTGACTTCTAATTCTAACTCTTCTTCAGTTTCTTCGATATGAGAGTTAGTATTTAATTTAATTTTATCATCTTTTTTCATATCATCTTTACGTGGTTTTCCACGATTATCGGTAAAAAGACCACTTTCTCCTTCTTCACAATATATTCGTTCCCATTTTAAAAGTGAGGCATCTGCTGGTATTCCAAATATGGCGGATGCTTCGTTTACAGATAAATGATTTTCATGCATATATTTTACTACATGTACTTTAAATTCACCAGTATATGTTCCTGATTTCATGCTTAGACCCTCAAGCCCATGAATTTCATACCTCTTCCACCATCTCTTTGCGACTGACCTAGATACTCCTAATTCTTGTGAAGCCCTATGGATTGAATATTTATTGGATTCTACCAATTCTACAAATTTTTTCTTTACTTCTAAATTAAATTTAGTCATAAAAAATGCACCTCCAAAAGTTAAATTTTATTGTCTAACTTTTGGGGTGCACTTCAAAAATAGGTCTTATTTTTGTATTAACGATGCATTATTTTAATCACTTAAGTTGTATTATAGGTGAGGAGGAAATAAAATGAGCTCATTAAATCCAGAATATAAAAAAATTGCAGAAATAGTAGAAAAATATTCTGATTTGCTTCTTAGAGTTGCTTTCACATATATGAAAAATATTAGTGATTCCGAGGATATGGTTCAGGAGGTTTTTCTAAAACTTGTTAAAGAATATCCATCCTTCGAAACTGATGAACACAAAAAGGCATGGCTAATTAGGGTAACTGTTAATCAGTGTAAGAATAGATTGAAATCAGCATGGTTTAGGAAAACAGAACCAATATATGATACAACTTTAAGCTTTTCAGATGAAGAGAAATTTGTTATGAATGCTGTTATGGAGCTTCCATCCAAATATCGTAGTGTAATACTGCTATATTATCATGAGGGATATAGCATAAAAGAGATTTCTAATATTCTAGAAATTAAGGAATCTACCATTTCATCACAGCTTCAAAGAGCAAGGTCACAGTTGAAATCAAAATTGAAGGAGGATTTTGATTATGAATAAGGATAATTATAACAAAGCAATGGATAAGATTAAGGCAAGTGATGAATTTAAAAGTAGAATAATGACATCAGTTTCATCAGAACAAACAAGAAAAAATAGATTTAGATTTAATAAAATTATAGCAGTAGCTGCAATGTTTGCATTGATTATTTCTTCAGTATATTTTACCAGTATTTTAAGAAATCCAGTTGATAAACATACTGCAGGTGAGTTTAAGATTACAGGAGAAGCAGATCCAAATAGTCAAATGAGTTATATTTTAGTATTGTATTTGGATGGTTACTCTTATGAAGATTCGGGTTGGATTTCATATTCAATAAATGAGAATCTAGAAAATATGGATAACATAAAGGGTGAAAAAATAGGTGAAGTTACCCTTGATTTAAAGGGAAAGACATATGAAGGAACACCCCCTGATTTTTCAAGTACCTATGGATTAGGTACGCAGATTTATGAAGTAAAAGGTGTAAAAAGAGAAAATGCTGTTCTTATGGTATCGGGAGAAATGAATCATATACTATATAGATCAAGGAAGGCAGTAGCAAGTGAGAATGACCCAATAGGATTAACAGTTGAAGAAGTAATCCATATGATATCTGATGCCCCTATTATTAGTTCAGTTGAATTAAGAAATGAAATAGATGGCTCATGGATGAGAACTAGTTATGACAATAGAC
The DNA window shown above is from Tissierella sp. Yu-01 and carries:
- the abc-f gene encoding ribosomal protection-like ABC-F family protein, coding for MLKLNVSNISKAYLDKEVLKNISFSINNNERIGIVGRNGCGKTTLMKIILGEISADNGFYDLKCKIGYLPQANEVDNINLAKIIDNKKISKNIRKLIGDLDLEKLKNKNISLLSGGEKTKLLFVKAVMEESELLLMDEPTNFLDWKTIEIMENFLKDYKGAILTISHDRVFLDNVVESILEINKGEIKRYSGNYSSYKEQKEKEEQRERIEYIKYKKKEKALKQAAQGIMDKANKLNATSKNDYLRGRNKKLAKKSKSMLKRLEKMQEVDKPFIEKEVYIEFDEAETTSPILISGENITKSFDRLIFKDINFQINRGRKIALLGDNGTGKSTLINIILGRADYEGSIRINSSTKIGYLSQEFEGFDFENTIIEEMKKVTDDLTLIRNTLGQLLIREDNIYKKFKQLSYGEKVRVALSKLLIQEYNMLILDEPTNFLDIPTKELIEEAIQEYNNSILYVTHDRYLVKNIANEIWELKDKKLNIYLGDYDYYMSKLLDKPEEKVDILMLEMKLADLSFRLTTVKDEEKKDLEKEYFAIARKLRESKKS
- a CDS encoding GNAT family N-acetyltransferase, whose amino-acid sequence is MDKCVLVKPDHSFKKDIQDFRKEMLDANSSMDGTGPLQRMEKIEEWLEFIQICENEETVPENWVTCEQYIYVRETDNKIVGMIQFRHYFNEFLEKYGGHIGYSVRPGERRKGFAKMMLADCLNICKLYGLQKVLITCIQENEGSKRTILANGGVYESTIYYEPDDVYLERYWIYI
- a CDS encoding NUDIX hydrolase, whose protein sequence is MVHNERWLEWAKELQFLSQVELAYSKDAFDIERFKRIREISAEMISYQSDIPLKKVKDLFCNETGFQTPKLDTRAAIFDNKKILLVKESNGKWSLPGGWVDVNESIKSNIIKEVKEEAGLDVKAVKLIALQDRNMHNKPVYTYGICKVFVLCEIIGGHFSPNIETVESKFWGLDEIPSLAEEKNTMEQIEMCFNAYQAEKWDVQFD
- a CDS encoding GNAT family N-acetyltransferase yields the protein MLIDEKIIECELEYIKCFSKFYENEDIIRFYDNQLEDMYYHNYTYIKKAMSEIELKGIIENEIMLRLSQKSNFCNIIINSLVNDSLLAMLKYEPQISRNGYYSFDLTKFTKLNTQSGCTIRKVNNKEMVEDILFCDLQHNEDKLGKDFCTRRCYRRGKVYISDKGVNSYVCYYEGDIIGNCDLFIHKGVAKIEDFAVIPIHQRKGYGTTILKELISFAIKKNSHTVYLVTDEDDTAKEMYQKIGFNKIGERTDLFFDLT
- a CDS encoding GNAT family N-acetyltransferase, with amino-acid sequence MNENYILTELSEDYAKEICSWIYEGEYSIYNFSDWDTVVKNGWDLSLEKTRRLEFVTILLNKGLVAYGRISLNEDKVYIGIGIKPSLCGKGYGKKIMKLLVEECEKRFPDKTVALEVRSFNDRAINCYKKVGFEIKQKYTRKTFDKSEAEFYYMEYIR
- a CDS encoding IS3 family transposase, with translation MVVTSLRHSHDFNVLLEVAGLKRSTFYYHIGRLDHPDKYEIIKEKITEIYHNSKGRYGYRRITLSLRNMNIVINHKTVQRLMKELGIICQVRMKKYKSYKGEVGIIAKNLLNRNFTANEANKKWVTDITEFSLFGKKLYLSPILDLFNGEIISYSITNRPHLGQVIEMLDLAFMQHKDLDGLIFHSDQGWQYQHKTYQYRLKEQGIKQSMSRKGNCLDNSVMENFFGLLKSELLYLQEFNDIDHFKRELIEYIDWYNKYRIKNKLKGLSPIQYRTQSISAA
- a CDS encoding helix-turn-helix domain-containing protein → MTKFNLEVKKKFVELVESNKYSIHRASQELGVSRSVAKRWWKRYEIHGLEGLSMKSGTYTGEFKVHVVKYMHENHLSVNEASAIFGIPADASLLKWERIYCEEGESGLFTDNRGKPRKDDMKKDDKIKLNTNSHIEETEEELELEVKRLRAEVAYLKKSIALKEEKKSLQTKKNQW
- a CDS encoding sigma-70 family RNA polymerase sigma factor, producing MSSLNPEYKKIAEIVEKYSDLLLRVAFTYMKNISDSEDMVQEVFLKLVKEYPSFETDEHKKAWLIRVTVNQCKNRLKSAWFRKTEPIYDTTLSFSDEEKFVMNAVMELPSKYRSVILLYYHEGYSIKEISNILEIKESTISSQLQRARSQLKSKLKEDFDYE